Genomic window (Candidatus Neomarinimicrobiota bacterium):
TTGAAGGCAGCCCTCCGCACGCAGCGCTCATAATCGGTTTACAGGGCTCCGGAAAAACCACTTTTGCAGCCAAATACGCCAACAGGCTGAAGCAATCGGGCAAAAATCCGCTGCTGGTTGCCGCCGACGTTCAGAGACCCGCCGCGGTGGAGCAGTTGAGCCAACTCGGTTCACAGATCGAAATCGATGTATATGCGAATGAGAGCCAGAGTCCCGTAAAACTTTCCCGGGATGCTATGAAGGAAGCGAAAAAGAAGGGCAATGACGTCGTAATTATTGATACAGCGGGAAGACTTCAAATTGACGAAGAGATGATGCAGGAATTGAAACTCATCAAAAATGAAGTACAACCCGGGTTAACACTGTTTGTAGCCGACAGCATGAGCGGACAGGATGCGGTAAACGCCGCGACTGTGTTTGCTGATGAAGTCGGTTATGACGGGGTCGTGCTGACGAAACTTGACGGTGACGCCAGAGGCGGCGCTGCGCTCTCTATCCGCGCGGCGACCGGAAAGCCGATAATTTACGCAGGAACCGGAGAGTCTCTCGATGCTCTCGAACTCTTCCACCCGGACCGCATGGCGGGAAGAATACTCGGCATGGGGGACGTTGTCTCATTGGTTGAAAAGGCGCAAGCCGTTGTCGATACGGAGAGCGCTAAGAAGATAGAAGAAAAACTGAAGAGTCAGACGTTCACTTTAGAGGACTTTTTAAGTCAGCTTCGAAGCATCAAAAAAATGGGTCCCCTCGGTGACATTGTGGGGATGATACCGGGTATCGGAAATAAGGTAAAAGATTTGGACGTAGACGAGGGAGCGTTAGTCAAAACCGAAGCTATAATTCTCTCGATGACGGCGGATGAAAGGATAAGACCGGGTATCATAAACGGCAGCAGGAGAAAGCGGATATCAAAGGGCAGCGGGACATCGTTGAATGACGTTAACAAAGTCCTGAAACAATTTGCACAGATGAAAAAAATGATGAAACTGTTCGGATCGGGAAAATTACCTAAGAACATGGGTATTCCCGGACCGGGTGTTTTTACAGCGTAACAATTTCAGAAGGAGGTTTAATTGGCGGTAAGGTTACGATTTCGAAGAACGGGTAAGAAAAAGCAGACCCATTTTCGCCTCGTGGCGGCGGATGCTAAGTCAAAACGGGACGGGAGATTCATAGAAACGCTCGGTCACTTTAATCCACGGCTCGACCCGCCGACGGCGGTGATCAACGAGGAACGGGTATTTTACTGGATCGGCGCCGGAGCAGAAATGACTGAAGCGTTCCACTCGCTAATGAAAAATCATGGACTGCTTCTTAAATATGAGTTGATCAAAAAAGGTGTGTCCGAGAGTGAAATAGAAGCAGAGATGCAGAAGTGGGCGATGTCCCATGATCTCCGGCAGCAAAGGAAGGCAGATAAATCCGCCAAGAAGAAGAAAAAGAAAGCGGAAATGACGGCAAAAGCCGTTGAAGCCGAAGAGGCGGTCGGCGAACCTAAATTAGAAGAAGTCGTAGAAGCTGAAGTCGAGGAAGAAGCCGCTATAGCGGAACCCGGAGAAGCTAAAGAAGAAGAAAAAGTTCCGGAGGAGGTTTCAGAAGCGAGCGAGGCTGTCGTTGAAGCGGAACAGGAAGCAGTAGCTGAGAAAGTAGACGCCGAGAAGAGCGAAGCTGCAGCTGTGGATGAACCGGCTGCTGAAACGGTCGAGGCGAGCGAACCCGAGGAGCCGAAAGCGGAAGAAAAAACGACGGAGGATGTTGAAGAAACGGCAACAGAAAAGGCAGAAGTTAAAGAAGAAGTAGCTGAAGAAAAACCGGAAGAGGCGGAAGTCACGGAAGAAAAACCGGAGGAACCGGAAGATAAGACATCTAAGGATGAAGAACCGGAGACGCCGCCGGAAGATACCGGGGAATCGGTTGAAGAAGCAAAAGAAGCAGAACCGGTAGAAGAGGCGGAGAAGGAAAAAGAGGCTGAAGCTCAAGTTGAAAAAACTGAGGATTCGGCTGTAGTTGCCGAGGAAGAAAAACCGGAAGAAGAGAAAAAAACTGACGAAGCGATTGAGGAGGAACCTGCTGAGACGACCGAAAAGCTGACAGAAGCAGCAGCGGAAGAAGAAGTCAAGGATAAACCGGCTAAACCTGTGAAAAAGAAAGAAACCGTAGCGAAGAAAGCTCCGGCGAAAAAGAAGGCTGAACCTAAACTGAAAAAGGCGGCTCCGAAAAAGCCTTCCAAGTCTGCAAAAAAAGAGCCGAAGAAGAAACCGGCAGCGAAAAAACCGGCAAAAGCTAAACCGAAAAAAACCGAGTCATAGGACGACAGCAAAAAGTAACGAACCGATATGGGAGAGAAGATAGACGGAATGGAAAATATTGATTTTTCAAGCGAGCATGGCTTTGTGGGCACAGTCCAGGGAGCCAAAGGATTAAAAGGAGAATTGAAGATTGGCTTGCTCACAGCGCACCCGGCGCATCTTGCGAACCTCGAAAGCATCTATTTAAAGATCGACGATTCTCCCTCAACGTTATATACCATAGAAAAAACAACCTGGAAAGGCTCGAAACTTACCATTAAACTGCATGGAATTGACGACAGGAACACCGCCGAAGCTTTGCGCGGCGCAAAACTGCTGGTTCCCGAAGAAGCAGCATATCAGCCGGGAGAAGACGAGTATTTCGCGGAGGACCTTGTCGGTATGGAAGTCGTGGATACAGAGGGCACGATTCTCGGAAAAATAAGTGAAGTGCTCAATTATCCCGCACACGACGTGTACGTCATATCGGGAGGCAAAAATGAGTTTCTGGTGCCGGCAGTCCACGAGTATATAAGAGAAGTGAACGTGAACACGGGGCGCGTGATGATCGCCGTGATTGACGGGCTAATAGACTGAAAGCATGAAAATAACTATCATAACACCGTTTCCGGAAATTCTCTCCGGACCGCTCAGCACAAGCATATTGGGGCGCGCGGGTTCTAACGGTATTGTCGAATACAACGTGATAGATTTGAGGGAATTTGGAAAAGGCCCTCATAAAAAAATAGATGATTATCCCTTTAGCGGTGGACCGGGAATGGTCATGTTGGCGGAGCCTATTTTTGAGGCGTTTGAAAGCGAATTTTCCGGCGTTAATGCAAATCTAAAAGTTATATTGCCTTCCCCTTCGGGTGTAAAGCTCGATCAGGAGCTTTCGAAAGAATTGTCGAAGGAAAAGGAGCTTGTATTTATTTGCGGTCACTACAAGGGTGTTGATGAAAGAGTCGTCGAATCATTGGTGACCGATGAGATATCAATCGGGGATTATGTGCTTTCTGGGGGAGAGA
Coding sequences:
- the ffh gene encoding signal recognition particle protein — encoded protein: MFEQLSTRFTEISRKLRGLGKISDKNVEETLRSVRRTLLEADVNYKIAKEFTENIKRKALGEKVVKSISPGQQFVKIIYDELINLMGGTNLKEPVFEGSPPHAALIIGLQGSGKTTFAAKYANRLKQSGKNPLLVAADVQRPAAVEQLSQLGSQIEIDVYANESQSPVKLSRDAMKEAKKKGNDVVIIDTAGRLQIDEEMMQELKLIKNEVQPGLTLFVADSMSGQDAVNAATVFADEVGYDGVVLTKLDGDARGGAALSIRAATGKPIIYAGTGESLDALELFHPDRMAGRILGMGDVVSLVEKAQAVVDTESAKKIEEKLKSQTFTLEDFLSQLRSIKKMGPLGDIVGMIPGIGNKVKDLDVDEGALVKTEAIILSMTADERIRPGIINGSRRKRISKGSGTSLNDVNKVLKQFAQMKKMMKLFGSGKLPKNMGIPGPGVFTA
- the rpsP gene encoding 30S ribosomal protein S16, with product MAVRLRFRRTGKKKQTHFRLVAADAKSKRDGRFIETLGHFNPRLDPPTAVINEERVFYWIGAGAEMTEAFHSLMKNHGLLLKYELIKKGVSESEIEAEMQKWAMSHDLRQQRKADKSAKKKKKKAEMTAKAVEAEEAVGEPKLEEVVEAEVEEEAAIAEPGEAKEEEKVPEEVSEASEAVVEAEQEAVAEKVDAEKSEAAAVDEPAAETVEASEPEEPKAEEKTTEDVEETATEKAEVKEEVAEEKPEEAEVTEEKPEEPEDKTSKDEEPETPPEDTGESVEEAKEAEPVEEAEKEKEAEAQVEKTEDSAVVAEEEKPEEEKKTDEAIEEEPAETTEKLTEAAAEEEVKDKPAKPVKKKETVAKKAPAKKKAEPKLKKAAPKKPSKSAKKEPKKKPAAKKPAKAKPKKTES
- the rimM gene encoding 16S rRNA processing protein RimM; amino-acid sequence: MGEKIDGMENIDFSSEHGFVGTVQGAKGLKGELKIGLLTAHPAHLANLESIYLKIDDSPSTLYTIEKTTWKGSKLTIKLHGIDDRNTAEALRGAKLLVPEEAAYQPGEDEYFAEDLVGMEVVDTEGTILGKISEVLNYPAHDVYVISGGKNEFLVPAVHEYIREVNVNTGRVMIAVIDGLID
- the trmD gene encoding tRNA (guanosine(37)-N1)-methyltransferase TrmD — translated: MKITIITPFPEILSGPLSTSILGRAGSNGIVEYNVIDLREFGKGPHKKIDDYPFSGGPGMVMLAEPIFEAFESEFSGVNANLKVILPSPSGVKLDQELSKELSKEKELVFICGHYKGVDERVVESLVTDEISIGDYVLSGGEIPALVIIDSIVRLLDGAINDPESAETDSFSHPLLDVPHYTRPANFRGMEVPEILLSGDHEKIRRWKDDMRLQRTRERRSDLLRGDKS